CCAGTGGGCCTCTGTTGTATGGTTATCACAGTTTGGTTATCCATTCTCCTGTGGATAGATTTCCAGGCTGTTCTCAgtgtttggctattatgaataaagctgcagtgaccattctgtacaagtctttttatggacatgtgctttcatttctcttgggtaaatacacaggaaaggaaggaattgctgggtcagaaagtaatgtttagttttataagacaCTACCAGAACTTTTCCcgaagtggctgtatcattttgcattcctaccaataATGTATGAGATTCCAACACCCCCAATATTTTATGCTTCAGTCTATTTAAAATTTCGCCCTTCTGGTGGGTGTGCAAATGGTGTCACCTCGTTGTGGTTTTAAATTGCAGTTTTGCTGATATTGAATGATGTTGAATAATGTTGAAAAAATTTTCATGTGTGTATTGGTACATTTGTTTATCTTGCTATGTGACttttctattcaaatattttgcccattaaaaacattaagttgtttttctttccttattgaatTGCCAGAGCTCTGCACacaagtcttttgtcagataCACGTTCTGTGACTGTTGTCAATTTTCACACCGCGTTTTGAGAGGCTGCCATCATgttctgtgtcttttctttttttttttctctacagttTTTTGATACTTGTCTAAGTCTGGTGTACATATATGTCCATCACCAGTATTTCTGGAGATACTCAGAAGCTGCTAAAAAAAAGGTGAGGAACACCCAAGAATTGTGTGTTTAGACAAAAAGTAGCAGGATGGAGTCTATATATTAGCTTCCTGTTCCTGAGAGTAATACAGCACTGATGGCTATGACGGCAGAAGTGATCTACGTTGCCTGAGGCCAAGTCTCATCAGGTCCTCCACAACTAGGTGTGAGACAGGAAACTGCAAGGATAAAACTGTACACTAAGTGTGCACTCTTTTGACCACCACACTTTAAATCCTTGCAAACATTTTGCACCATCTCCCAAATTTACCAAGGAAATAATCCCTCCCAGCCTTGATAATCCTTTGAGTGTTCAAAAGGAGCCACTTGACCTCTGTGGCTAGGCATCCTCTTTAATTTATCTGATGAATCAAAATTTTCAAATGGCAAAAACATGGAAGTTCTGGGCAGTGTCCACAATGAGAGTTCTGCCCCAGGCTCCCCAGCTTCATCCCTGTAGCCCAGTTTATTtatcacctctctctctctcacatccgCCTGCAGGATCACTGGCTTCCGGTTGAGTCTGGGGGTTTTGGCCTTGTTGACTGTCCTAAGCACCGTGGGGATTGCAAACAGCTTTCTGGATGAATACCTGGACTTCAATGTTGCCGAGAAACGAAGGCACTTCTAACGTTCCCCGCTCCCTTTGCTCAAACGCTTGCAGAAGATGTTTCCACTCTGAAGGTAAGATGGTGCCACTTGTTCAATTAAAAGAAGTAAGTCtcctttctttttgaaatggCTTTGTAGAAACATCCCCTTTAGATTTTCCTGTTAGTTTAACGACTGAAGTTTGCTCTGAGGGGGGAGGATCCGTAGCATCAGTGGAAGTGTGTTGAGCCCTGGTTTTAGGAGCACATGCCAAAGTCATGACTGCCGGTGTAGGGAGAAAGCAGCCTGACCTGTCTGTGTCTAGGGCTTTCCGTGGAC
This DNA window, taken from Delphinus delphis chromosome 5, mDelDel1.2, whole genome shotgun sequence, encodes the following:
- the MGST2 gene encoding microsomal glutathione S-transferase 2, giving the protein MAALSVLSACQQSYFALQAGKARSKYKVTPPAVSGSPEFERMFHAQQNCVEFYPIFMITLWMAGWYFNQVFDTCLSLVYIYVHHQYFWRYSEAAKKRITGFRLSLGVLALLTVLSTVGIANSFLDEYLDFNVAEKRRHF